The Anabrus simplex isolate iqAnaSimp1 chromosome 1, ASM4041472v1, whole genome shotgun sequence genome window below encodes:
- the LOC137502731 gene encoding piggyBac transposable element-derived protein 4-like: SYFNLFFTFSLLNLIVTETNRYADQLLTCNELSPNSRSRCWRRTTIDEIRAFIAVVMNMGLIRKPTIVSYWNTVDHFITPWFGEMFSRNRFQLILKFFHLVDNSKLSPPGSPNYDPCARFQPLVDHANRLFRHHYTPHQQLSIDESLVGTKCHTQLLQYMPNKHHHKWGIKFWMLCDAVSKYCVGFYTYRGARSTEDRNEIRINGLAYTVVTKLMSLGNYFMKGFHVYADNYFTSIPLAKHLYSLGTFITGTIRRNRKGLPDAVKKPFKLVCNKYFRQGPILLVGSKQKKSQKNQVVVISTRGAAIESEVPATARNINQPKRKPNVILDYNRYMGGIDTNDMMVYFYLDERRTLKFWKNVAFNIILRMVLNAYLMYL, encoded by the coding sequence tcatactttaatttatttttcactttttctctgctaaaccttatagtcacagagaccaatcgctacgctgaccaactccttacttgtaatgaactgtcacctaattcccgctctcgatgttggagacgcactacaatTGACGAAATAAGGGCGTTCATTGCTGTCGTCATGAATATGGGACTgataagaaaacctaccattgtttcgtactggaatactgtagaccatttcattaccccttggtttggtgaaatgttctcaaggaataggtttcagcttattttgaaattttttcatttagttgacaacagtaagctttctcctcctggctctccaaactatgatccctgtgctcgattccagcctcttgtagatcacgctaataggctatttagacaccattatactcctcatcagcaactttccatagacgaaagtttagttggaactaaatgccatacacaactactccaatacatgccgaataagcaccatcacaagtgggggataaaattttggatgttgtgtgatgcagttagtaagtattgtgttggtttttatacctaccgaggagcaagatccactgaagacagaaacgaaatcagaattaatggactggcctacactgtagtgaccaaactcatgtccctagggaattattttatgaaaggttttcacgtttacgcagataattattttacgtcaatcccccttgcaaaacatttatactcacttggaacatttattaccggcactatacggagaaacaggaagggactaccagatgctgtgaaaaagccatttaaattagtttgtaataaatatttcagacaggggccaattttactagtgggatccaaacagaaaaaatctcagaaaaatcaggtggtggttataagtacacgcggagctgcaatagaatcagaagtgcctgcaactgctagaaacattaatcaacccaagaggaaacctaatgtgattttagactataatcgttatatgggtggcattgatacaaatgacatgatggtgtatttttatttagatgagcgtagaactttgaaattctggaaaaacgttgcattcaatataattttgagaatggtcttaaatgcttatttgatgtattta